One Turneriella parva DSM 21527 genomic region harbors:
- a CDS encoding IS4 family transposase, with amino-acid sequence MGHQNTSFSQLQRQFDRHEFGALAQKHFKANSGRRLTHWGHFSFWMFALLTKAKSLRFAVEQLNAMPEKLYHMGFKSVKLSTISEANSKRSYEFYRSLFFVIFYRLKKSLPRTVQKAIRVLDSTTITFSDTRFKWAKFRSSKKGIKVHVLFDQQNEIPRNLKITNANRSDVKLAHQFSFLKGIIYVFDRAYTDFKLWRKIHENKAFFVIRAKTNLLLTTLKSEIIHDVPGVLEKQTVALLGDVKGEFGEHLFLFRLVDIKTQKEIKVITNNPKLSAEEVSDIYRKRWSIEIFFKWLKQNIQVKRMYGISENAVKLQIWLAMILYILLWQMHHVTVRTKTKFTEFLRAFQARIVLSIQPRKPVVGQSPPKTNPQQARFEFSAEH; translated from the coding sequence ATGGGACATCAAAATACAAGCTTTTCACAACTGCAACGACAATTCGACCGACATGAGTTCGGCGCACTGGCGCAAAAACACTTCAAGGCAAATTCCGGGCGGCGCCTGACCCACTGGGGGCATTTTTCGTTTTGGATGTTTGCTCTTTTGACCAAGGCTAAGTCGCTGCGGTTTGCTGTGGAGCAATTGAATGCAATGCCTGAAAAACTTTACCATATGGGTTTTAAATCGGTCAAACTGAGCACAATTTCGGAAGCAAATTCGAAGCGATCTTACGAATTCTATCGATCATTATTTTTTGTGATTTTTTATCGGTTGAAAAAATCGCTGCCACGAACAGTGCAAAAAGCAATTCGTGTTTTGGATTCAACAACGATTACTTTTAGCGACACCCGCTTTAAGTGGGCAAAATTCCGTTCTTCTAAAAAAGGCATCAAAGTGCATGTGCTATTCGATCAGCAGAACGAGATTCCACGAAATCTGAAAATCACAAATGCGAATAGATCCGATGTAAAGTTGGCGCACCAATTTTCGTTTCTGAAGGGAATCATTTACGTTTTTGATCGCGCCTATACAGACTTCAAATTATGGCGAAAAATCCACGAAAATAAGGCTTTTTTTGTGATTCGGGCCAAAACAAATCTGCTTCTGACGACACTGAAATCCGAAATCATACATGATGTTCCCGGCGTTTTAGAAAAGCAAACAGTAGCGTTGTTGGGTGATGTAAAAGGTGAGTTCGGTGAGCATCTGTTTTTATTTCGCCTTGTGGATATTAAAACCCAAAAGGAAATCAAAGTAATTACCAACAACCCGAAACTCTCTGCCGAGGAAGTTTCTGATATTTATCGCAAGCGCTGGAGTATTGAAATTTTCTTCAAGTGGCTGAAACAAAATATCCAGGTGAAACGCATGTATGGAATATCCGAAAACGCCGTGAAACTTCAGATTTGGCTTGCAATGATTCTTTATATCTTACTCTGGCAAATGCACCATGTAACTGTCCGCACCAAGACAAAATTTACCGAATTTCTCCGAGCGTTCCAAGCCCGTATTGTCTTATCCATTCAACCAAGAAAGCCCGTCGTCGGCCAATCGCCGCCGAAAACCAACCCCCAGCAAGCCAGATTCGAATTTTCTGCCGAACACTAA
- a CDS encoding peroxiredoxin yields MLKIGDLIHDFTAPDQLGKPMTLTNLLQGGPVVIFFYPRAMTAGCTAQSCHFRDLAQDFHAVGASIVGISSDSVERQATFDQKHRFGFPLLSDPDRIIAKQFGVKRLGPLFNRRATFVIGKDSRVIQVIASELSMSKHADVAIETLRHLPKST; encoded by the coding sequence ATGCTAAAAATCGGTGATCTTATTCATGACTTTACGGCACCAGATCAACTCGGCAAGCCCATGACGCTTACGAATTTGCTGCAAGGTGGCCCGGTCGTAATCTTTTTCTATCCCCGTGCTATGACTGCGGGCTGTACCGCGCAGAGTTGCCATTTTCGGGATTTAGCACAAGACTTTCACGCAGTGGGTGCGTCAATAGTCGGCATCAGTAGCGACAGCGTCGAGCGGCAGGCAACGTTCGATCAAAAGCACAGATTCGGATTCCCTTTACTCTCTGATCCCGACCGAATAATCGCAAAACAATTCGGGGTAAAACGCCTTGGGCCATTATTTAACCGGCGTGCTACGTTTGTCATCGGTAAAGATAGTCGGGTAATACAGGTGATTGCAAGTGAGCTCAGTATGAGTAAACACGCGGATGTCGCGATTGAAACGCTTAGGCATCTGCCTAAAAGCACTTGA
- a CDS encoding HNH endonuclease, translating to MATYLFIAKPEYNPELVNKTEGANWSCGKKTKPGDTALVYVTGKGICLEWRLVSKPKENARWGYACRVKLVRRIEPPISFPELREKIQWKPIELRFRGYNTLSIPDEVLRQLAKLRRNITTVFQPEDDSFEKDLRKSLNLTAKERRERLAKAKIKPLKRKSTATVFQRNPDVVAEVLARAKGRCESCKKPAPFKRVSDGSPYLEVHHLIRLIDGGDDSVANATALCPNCHRRMHFGQ from the coding sequence ATGGCCACTTATCTTTTTATAGCGAAGCCTGAATATAATCCAGAGTTAGTCAATAAGACCGAGGGTGCTAATTGGAGTTGTGGCAAAAAGACGAAACCGGGTGACACAGCCTTGGTTTACGTTACCGGCAAAGGAATTTGTCTTGAATGGCGGCTCGTTTCAAAGCCAAAAGAGAATGCCAGGTGGGGTTATGCCTGCCGAGTCAAGCTCGTCCGCCGCATAGAACCACCTATTTCGTTCCCAGAGTTACGTGAAAAGATACAATGGAAACCGATAGAGTTAAGGTTCCGCGGCTACAATACATTATCCATACCAGATGAGGTTCTTCGACAACTCGCGAAACTAAGAAGAAACATAACGACCGTATTTCAACCTGAGGATGACTCCTTTGAAAAAGACCTTAGAAAATCTCTGAATCTTACTGCGAAAGAGAGGCGAGAGCGCCTTGCAAAAGCCAAAATTAAGCCTTTGAAGCGCAAATCCACAGCGACTGTTTTTCAACGAAATCCGGATGTTGTCGCAGAAGTACTGGCGCGCGCCAAAGGCCGATGTGAGTCATGCAAGAAACCAGCACCGTTTAAGCGCGTATCAGATGGGTCACCGTATTTAGAGGTTCATCACCTTATTCGCTTAATAGATGGTGGCGATGACTCAGTCGCAAACGCGACCGCCTTATGCCCAAACTGCCACAGAAGAATGCACTTTGGTCAATGA
- a CDS encoding metal-dependent hydrolase produces MKKLEKIAHAGRTKLTVRKLKLEYPNGVPRHWLKQSGLLTHVMNSLSLMFPEGERFFIRSVNRFASQTHDETLREAIKDFAGQETQHGKQHEKFNTFLKQHGYEYERFIAGVENFVFEEFEPFMTEKVWDKIGLSVTAAAEHMTATWAAHFLKNRAALADVPEEIRALFLWHAVEEIEHKDVAFDLLQDVDDSYFTRMVGLGFIAVGVPLLIGIIATHFIKQDATLTRVDLIKDIPKLFFEKESLGRMFVASCVQYLKPDFHPRDIKDEHLIHDYLQRQSA; encoded by the coding sequence ATGAAAAAATTAGAAAAGATTGCACATGCCGGCAGGACAAAGCTTACGGTACGGAAGCTAAAACTCGAATACCCTAACGGCGTGCCGCGGCATTGGCTGAAACAAAGCGGCTTGTTGACACATGTAATGAACTCGCTAAGCCTTATGTTTCCCGAAGGTGAACGCTTTTTTATCCGGAGCGTCAATCGTTTCGCCAGCCAAACGCACGACGAAACGCTGCGCGAAGCCATTAAAGATTTTGCAGGTCAGGAAACACAGCACGGTAAGCAACACGAAAAATTCAATACCTTTTTGAAGCAGCATGGTTACGAGTATGAGCGGTTCATTGCAGGCGTGGAAAATTTTGTTTTTGAGGAGTTCGAACCTTTTATGACTGAAAAGGTATGGGATAAAATAGGTCTTTCAGTCACCGCTGCGGCGGAGCATATGACGGCCACGTGGGCTGCCCATTTTCTTAAGAATCGTGCGGCGCTGGCCGACGTACCGGAAGAAATCCGTGCCTTATTTCTCTGGCATGCGGTCGAAGAAATTGAGCACAAAGATGTGGCATTCGACCTGCTCCAGGATGTAGACGACAGTTATTTCACCCGCATGGTTGGCCTCGGCTTTATTGCCGTCGGCGTACCGCTGTTAATCGGAATTATTGCAACTCATTTCATTAAGCAGGATGCAACGCTTACCAGGGTCGATTTGATAAAGGATATACCCAAATTATTCTTCGAAAAAGAAAGTCTTGGGCGGATGTTTGTGGCGTCGTGCGTCCAATACTTGAAGCCGGATTTTCATCCGCGCGATATCAAGGATGAACACCTCATCCATGACTATCTTCAACGGCAAAGCGCCTGA